The Lactuca sativa cultivar Salinas chromosome 2, Lsat_Salinas_v11, whole genome shotgun sequence genome includes a window with the following:
- the LOC111889403 gene encoding protein LOW PHOTOSYNTHETIC EFFICIENCY 1, chloroplastic has product MQALSVCPSNADGFLNRESPPHSGRRKGRNPSFFRGVRSGFNYRETSDDLGYGFPCRCSRVDLYVLWRPKKHSICSSVVPLALAFEEQIAVGKTDSNSDGENKPEDQKLLVENKGKRVDTRALAWSLRAAKTAADVETVLGDKGDLPLQVYSTMIRGFGKDKRVNSAIALVEWLKLRKHASKSFPGPNLFIYNSLLGALKQADGFDQVEKIMTDMTLEGISPNIVTYNTLMGIHLAQGHEMKALELFKEIQTKGLSPSPASYSTALLAYRRMEDGFGALDFYVDFRNRYQNGEIGKNDKNIDWDLEAVKLEDFVIRISYQIMRRWLVQIENSTSKVLKLLTVMDQVGLKTGRSEHEKLIWACTREDHYIVAKELYKRIRESDSEISLSVCNHVIWLLGKAKKWWAALEIYEDLLDKGPKPNNMSYELIVSHFNFLLTAARRKGIWRWGVGLLNKMQEKGLKPGSKEWNSVLIACSKASEASAAIQIFTRMIENGEKPTIISYGALLSALEKGKLYDEAVRVWKHLIKMGVEPNSYAYTIMASIYAAQGKFNIVESIIREMPVSGVEVTVVTFNAIISACARNNYGGPAYEWFQRMEVEKIEANEVSYEMLIQALVKDGKPKVAYDMYLKGRRKGLSLSTKAYDTVVEAAVDGGASIDLSLLGARPPAPAPESKIRTDVNQEYVDIVND; this is encoded by the coding sequence ATGCAAGCTCTGAGTGTATGCCCATCAAACGCTGATGGTTTCTTGAATCGTGAATCGCCCCCTCATTCTGGGAGGAGAAAAGGTAGAAACCCTAGTTTTTTCAGGGGTGTTAGAAGTGGGTTTAATTATAGGGAGACCAGTGATGATTTGGGATATGGATTTCCTTGCAGATGCTCGAGAGTTGATCTTTATGTGCTTTGGAGACCAAAGAAGCATTCGATTTGTTCTTCAGTTGTCCCCTTGGCTTTAGCATTTGAAGAACAAATAGCTGTGGGTAAAACAGATTCAAATTCAGATGGTGAAAACAAACCAGAAGATCAGAAATTATTGGTTGAAAACAAGGGCAAAAGGGTCGATACTCGTGCATTAGCATGGAGCTTACGAGCTGCAAAAACCGCAGCAGATGTAGAAACAGTGCTCGGGGACAAAGGTGATCTTCCTCTTCAAGTTTACTCTACAATGATTCGAGGATTTGGCAAAGATAAAAGGGTGAATTCCGCCATTGCTCTTGTTGAGTGGCTAAAGCTCAGGAAACATGCTTCCAAATCCTTTCCCGGTCCTAACCTCTTCATCTACAACAGCCTTTTGGGCGCCTTGAAACAAGCAGACGGATTCGATCAAGTAGAAAAAATCATGACCGATATGACCCTCGAGGGTATATCTCCCAATATCGTGACTTACAACACGTTAATGGGGATTCACTTGGCTCAAGGCCACGAAATGAAAGCTCTCGAGCTTTTTAAAGAGATACAAACAAAGGGTTTGTCTCCTTCACCAGCTTCATATTCCACAGCGTTGTTGGCTTACAGAAGAATGGAAGACGGGTTTGGAGCTCTGGATTTTTATGTCGATTTCAGAAACAGGTATCAGAATGGTGAGATAGGAAAGAACGATAAGAATATAGATTGGGATCTTGAGGCTGTGAAGCTAGAAGATTTTGTGATACGAATCAGCTACCAAATCATGCGAAGATGGCTAGTACAGATCGAGAATTCCACCAGCAAAGTGTTGAAACTTCTAACTGTTATGGATCAGGTCGGTCTAAAAACGGGAAGGTCTGAACATGAAAAGCTCATATGGGCATGTACCCGTGAAGATCATTACATTGTTGCGAAAGAATTGTACAAAAGGATACGAGAGAGTGATTCAGAAATAAGCTTATCGGTTTGCAACCATGTGATTTGGTTACTTGGTAAAGCTAAGAAATGGTGGGCAGCTCTTGAAATCTACGAAGATTTGCTAGATAAAGGACCAAAACCAAACAACATGTCGTATGAACTCATCGTTTCCCATTTCAATTTCTTGCTGACTGCTGCCCGGAGGAAGGGGATTTGGAGATGGGGTGTTGGATTACTGAACAAAATGCAAGAAAAAGGACTAAAACCAGGGAGTAAAGAGTGGAATTCGGTTCTAATTGCTTGTTCGAAAGCATCCGAAGCTTCGGCTGCTATTCAAATCTTTACAAGAATGATCGAAAACGGTGAAAAGCCCACGATTATATCATATGGGGCACTTCTTAGTGCTCTTGAAAAGGGTAAATTGTATGATGAAGCAGTTAGGGTTTGGAAACATTTGATTAAAATGGGGGTAGAGCCGAATTCATATGCGTATACGATCATGGCTTCGATTTATGCTGCACAAGGGAAATTTAATATAGTTGAATCGATAATCCGTGAGATGCCGGTTTCTGGGGTGGAGGTAACGGTGGTTACTTTCAATGCGATTATCAGTGCGTGTGCTCGTAATAACTACGGTGGTCCGGCGTATGAATGGTTTCAGCGTATGGAGGTGGAGAAAATTGAAGCTAATGAGGTTTCATATGAAATGTTGATTCAGGCACTTGTAAAAGATGGGAAACCGAAGGTGGCGTATGATATGTATTTGAAGGGTCGGAGGAAGGGGTTGAGTTTGTCGACGAAAGCTTATGACACGGTGGTTGAGGCGGCAGTTGACGGTGGTGCGAGTATTGATTTGAGTTTGTTGGGTGCTCGGCCACCGGCACCGGCACCGGAAAGTAAGATAAGGACGGACGTAAATCAAGAATACGTGGACATTGTAAATGACTAG
- the LOC111889399 gene encoding uncharacterized membrane protein At3g27390 → MEPPRGLLLHLWNFICFLPYFIGLLLVGFLKGAIVAPIVCVLMTTGNSVIVLGLWPAHAVWAYFCILSAKRLGPVMKLLVCILVALPLALWPVCVVVGSILGGLAYGFLGPVFGTFKAVSEGKTDKFRHCVIDGTWDTIKWSLTFVRDLSDVCLYSYFSVMDDLRKQDPPDGRIEIRVAYVPVAILVGVLGFAVDFPVITVMAALKSPYMLVKGWHRLFHDCIGREGPFLESICVPFAGLAILLWPFAVAGALLGSMVASILLGFYAAVVAYQESSFYLGLCYVVAALSIYDEYSNDILDMPEGSCFPKPMYRRNGGLQPGSRTPSFSRPASFKNPPSRTSSFATPMIELKPLVLLDSLFQECRRQGEIMVLEGLITVKEIDDAKSGKASGRVISVGLPAYCLFQALLRSAKANCTGILIEDNVTEITSANRPKDTFYDWFLNPLLVIKDQIKAQNLEELEEDYLGKLVLLSGDAEKLKNSDIGPPPESELRRAELDALARRLQGITKSISRYPTYRRRFENSIRAILEELDRKNGKGRRSASGSGSESTFGRMFSNQRSFRTKTTNQEDDQETERDGDVV, encoded by the exons ATGGAACCTCCGAGAGGGCTTTTGTTGCATCTGTGGAACTTCATCTGTTTCTTGCCTTACTTCATTGGCCTTCTGCTTGTTGGCTTTCTCAAAG GCGCCATTGTTGCCCCGATAGTTTGTGTTCTTATGACAACTGGAAATTCCGTGATTGTTCTCGGACTCTGGCCAGCGCATGCTGTCTGggcttatttttgcattttaag TGCTAAACGATTAGGTCCAGTGATGAAGCTTTTGGTCTGTATACTGGTTGCACTACCCTTGGCTTTATGGCCTGTTTGCGTTGTTGTGGGTAGCATTCTTGGTGGCTTAGCGTACGGTTTTCTTGGACCTGTTTTTGGCACTTTTAAAGCCGTCAGTGAAGGAAAAACCGATAAGTTTCGCCATTGTGTCATC GATGGAACATGGGATACTATCAAATGGAGTTTAACTTTCGTTAGGGACTTATCGGATGTATGTCTGTATTCCTACTTCTCAGTGATGGATGATCTCCGGAAACAAGACCCTCCCGATGGTAGAATTGAGATCAG GGTGGCTTACGTTCCTGTAGCAATTTTGGTCGGGGTTCTAGGGTTTGCAGTTGATTTTCCGGTGATCACAGTTATGGCGGCGCTAAAAAGCCCATACATGTTGGTAAAAGGGTGGCATCGTTTATTTCACGACTGTATCGGTCGAGAAGGGCCCTTTTTGGAGAGCATATGTGTGCCATTTGCAGGTCTCGCTATCTTATTGTGGCCTTTTGCAGTCGCCGGAGCTTTGTTAGGATCCATGGTGGCTAGCATCTTACTTGGCTTTTATGCAGCCGTCGTTGCCTATCAG GAGTCATCTTTCTATCTGGGGCTTTGTTATGTGGTAGCTGCATTATCGATCTATGATGAATACAGCAATGATATTCTCGACATGCCTGAAGGATCTTGCTTTCCAAA ACCTATGTACAGACGTAATGGTGGTTTGCAACCTGGTTCAAGAACGCCATCTTTCTCAAGGCCGGCTTCCTTCAAAAACCCACCATCTCGGACTAGTTCATTCGCGACACCCATGATTGAGTTGAAGCCATTGGTG TTGCTTGATAGCTTATTTCAAGAATGTCGTCGACAAGGTGAAATTATGGTTTTGGAAGGATTAATAACAGTTAAAGAAATTGATGATGCAAAATCCGGCAAGGCTAGTGGAAGAGTGATTAGTGTCGGTCTCCCGGCTTATTGTCTCTTCCAAGCACTTCTACGGTCTGCAAAAGCCAATTGTACTGGTATATTAATAG AGGACAATGTGACGGAGATTACTAGtgcaaataggccaaaagatACGTTCTATGATTGGTTTTTGAATCCTCTTTTGGTCATCAAAGACCAGATCAAAGCTCAAAATCTGGAGGAATTGGAAGAGGATTACTTGGGGAAACTAGTTCTATTGAGTGGTGATGCTGAGAAGTTGAAAAACTCAGACATTGGTCCACCACCGGAGTCCGAGCTCAGGAGGGCTGAACTTGATGCATTGGCCCGAAG ACTTCAAGGAATCACAAAGTCGATATCAAGGTACCCAACATATAGGAGACGTTTTGAGAACAGCATAAGGGCGATATTGGAAGAACTTGATCGGAAAAATGGCAAGGGGCGTCGATCGGCATCGGGATCTGGATCGGAAAGTACGTTTGGTCGGATGTTTAGTAACCAAAGATCTTTTAGAACGAAAACGACTAATCAAGAAGATGATCAAGAGACAGAAAGAGATGGTGATGTCGTATAA